Genomic segment of Anguilla rostrata isolate EN2019 chromosome 13, ASM1855537v3, whole genome shotgun sequence:
AGAATCTGATCTGTCATACCTTCTTTCACCATCCCAACGGCCAGGCACTTCTGGAAACGGCAGAACTGGCAACGGTTCCTCCGCCGTTTGTCCACTGGGCAGTCTTTGTTGGCTAGGCACACgtatttagcatttttctgtACAGTTCTCTGCAGGACACAAAAGGCGTAGTTCAGCAAGTGTGGCAGTGGGTATTTCACACAGACTGGACCAGAAGAGAACAGGGAAAGTTCAGACCTCTGATTCACTTGGtccctatcacacacacacacacgtgcacactcacacacacacacacgcgcgcaacatatacaaacacacacgcacacatacatactatATAGATGACATACATATACTTAATTAACCCTTTTACTGTTAGTTTAGTCTGAAACACTGCATCTATAAAAACGCTGCCTTAACACAGCCAAACAAGTACAAAAGTACAATGAATCCATTGTGAACAGAGAGACCTCAAACTGAGGAGGAACCGAGGCTGACCTTGAAAAACCCTTTGCATCCCTCGCAGGTGCGCACGCCGTAGTGCTGGCAGGAGGCGTTGTCCCCGCACACGGCGCAGCGGCCCTCGTTGGCCCCGGGGCTCCGGGCCTTGGGGGACGACATGGGCCCCTCGGCCAGCACGGGACTGTCCAAGCACCCCTGATCGAGGGCGAGGGGCGTGAAGTGCAAGGGAGAGGAGTGGTGCTGAGCCGGGCCGAAGGGCTCCTGCTCGGACccctggggctgctgggacGCCAGGGGGGACTGCTGATCCGACGGGGGGCTGAACGTGAAGAACGAGGGCTGCTGGGGCAGGGCCGACTTTTCGGCCAGCCAGCACCCGGGGCCGGGCGAGAAGGGGCTGAAGGGGGGCTCCCAGGAGGACACGGGCTGGACCTGGAAGCCGGGCGTGGAGGGCGAGGAGACGGACACGGGGCTGCCGTAGTAGTCGGAGCCGCAGGAGGACAGCGTCTCGTCCAGGTAGCTGAGGGCGAAGGTGCCGGGGTAGCAGCCGTACACCTGGAAGTCGTCCAGCTTGAAGGGCGACTGCTGGCCCGAgccggcgggggtgggggcggcggACGCGGTGATCTGGCAGGAGTAGGCGTCGAACTCGCCGGCGTACCCGCCCACCAGGGTGTTGATgctgggcagggagggggcggacaGCTGGTCCCGCTGGCCACTGACGTCCATGACCAACTTGGCGGTGGGGTCGGAGCTCAGGAACTCAGAGGGGTAGTGGTTGTTCTCGTAAGGCAGAGTTCCATACTGGGTTTGAACACAGGGCATTTCTGCGGGAGAAAGGGAAAGCATTCGCGCCTTTCAGAATTCACAGCTCAAGAAGGGAACCAGAGAACTACTAATGTAGGACTGGTGCACGACCTAGGGATGCTACCTCCAAAGCAACACGGGGTGGATGGAGCACCCTTGATAAATGAGACGTGACAGgtgtcataaaataaaactagtCCCTTAAACTTGCAAACTTACACTCATTGAGAAATTGGTTACTGAAAATAGGAGCAtgagcaaattatttttgttgtttttaaagtcaAACATTAGG
This window contains:
- the LOC135237474 gene encoding nuclear receptor subfamily 4 group A member 1-like isoform X2, producing the protein MPCVQTQYGTLPYENNHYPSEFLSSDPTAKLVMDVSGQRDQLSAPSLPSINTLVGGYAGEFDAYSCQITASAAPTPAGSGQQSPFKLDDFQVYGCYPGTFALSYLDETLSSCGSDYYGSPVSVSSPSTPGFQVQPVSSWEPPFSPFSPGPGCWLAEKSALPQQPSFFTFSPPSDQQSPLASQQPQGSEQEPFGPAQHHSSPLHFTPLALDQGCLDSPVLAEGPMSSPKARSPGANEGRCAVCGDNASCQHYGVRTCEGCKGFFKRTVQKNAKYVCLANKDCPVDKRRRNRCQFCRFQKCLAVGMVKEVVRTDSLKGRRGRLPSKPKNVQDSASATPPVNIIASLVRAHIDSNPSLGKLDYSKYQETVASLSEKEDASDIQQFYDLLTSTMDVIRKWAETIPGFTDFCLEDQELLLESAFVELFILRLAYRSSPEKDKLIFCNGVVLHRMQCVRGFGDWIDSIMDFSQSLHRMNLDVSSFSCLAALVIITDRHGLKEPKRVEEFQSRLIACLKDHVTSSGGDSGRPNYLSRLLGKLPELRTLCTQGLQRIFYLKLEDLVPPPPIVDKIFMDTLPF
- the LOC135237474 gene encoding nuclear receptor subfamily 4 group A member 1-like isoform X1; this translates as MYHCTGYSIAVHSEMPCVQTQYGTLPYENNHYPSEFLSSDPTAKLVMDVSGQRDQLSAPSLPSINTLVGGYAGEFDAYSCQITASAAPTPAGSGQQSPFKLDDFQVYGCYPGTFALSYLDETLSSCGSDYYGSPVSVSSPSTPGFQVQPVSSWEPPFSPFSPGPGCWLAEKSALPQQPSFFTFSPPSDQQSPLASQQPQGSEQEPFGPAQHHSSPLHFTPLALDQGCLDSPVLAEGPMSSPKARSPGANEGRCAVCGDNASCQHYGVRTCEGCKGFFKRTVQKNAKYVCLANKDCPVDKRRRNRCQFCRFQKCLAVGMVKEVVRTDSLKGRRGRLPSKPKNVQDSASATPPVNIIASLVRAHIDSNPSLGKLDYSKYQETVASLSEKEDASDIQQFYDLLTSTMDVIRKWAETIPGFTDFCLEDQELLLESAFVELFILRLAYRSSPEKDKLIFCNGVVLHRMQCVRGFGDWIDSIMDFSQSLHRMNLDVSSFSCLAALVIITDRHGLKEPKRVEEFQSRLIACLKDHVTSSGGDSGRPNYLSRLLGKLPELRTLCTQGLQRIFYLKLEDLVPPPPIVDKIFMDTLPF
- the LOC135237474 gene encoding nuclear receptor subfamily 4 group A member 1-like isoform X3 — its product is MYHCTGYSIAVHSEMPCVQTQYGTLPYENNHYPSEFLSSDPTAKLVMDVSGQRDQLSAPSLPSINTLVGGYAGEFDAYSCQITASAAPTPAGSGQQSPFKLDDFQVYGCYPGTFALSYLDETLSSCGSDYYGSPVSVSSPSTPGFQVQPVSSWEPPFSPFSPGPGCWLAEKSALPQQPSFFTFSPPSDQQSPLASQQPQGSEQEPFGPAQHHSSPLHFTPLALDQGCLDSPVLAEGPMSSPKARSPGANEGRCAVCGDNASCQHYGVRTCEGCKGFFKRTVQKNAKYVCLANKDCPVDKRRRNRCQFCRFQKCLAVGMVKEVVRTDSLKGRRGRLPSKPKNVQDSASATPPVNIIASLVRAHIDSNPSLGKLDYSKYQETVASLSEKEDASDIQQFYDLLTSTMDVIRKWAETIPGFTDFCLEDQELLLESAFVELFILRLAYRYGTSLSFGLHIGMGAVYPLASIWVWELFILWLAYRYGRGLSFR